A window of Pyrus communis chromosome 3, drPyrComm1.1, whole genome shotgun sequence genomic DNA:
ACAAAACCGGGTGGGCACTGTTAATGAACAATGCCAATCCGCTGAGCTTTAGTATATATAGAATATAGAATATATTAACCATATAAAATAAGATTGTCTGAGTAAAATACATGTATATACTTGTCTGAAATATATATTCTTTTTATTAGAGAACGAGCAGAGAAATAGGTGTTAATTAGTAgtagtacatttttttttccctggAAATCCAATTCAAATTCTAGAGAAAGGAAACATTCCTCCATGCCAGCAGGCCCAGCACCAATGCCGGCACCTGAAAAATAAAGTTATCAGATACGTGATGGCATATACACAAGCAGCACGTTCCCATGAAAAATTTGTACAATACGCGGTTACAAATTAAGACTGGACTTTTTCAGTTCATAGGAAACAACACATTCAGAGATACTTCTCTCCATAAAAGCAGAGACATAGGTAGGGTTTCAATCCACAATTCAAACTTATTCTCGCTTACAAAGTTTAAACCAAGTTGGCCAATCTCTCTCTGCTTACTGCCTTGATCAAATGGCCTCTCAGCTTCTATTTTTCGCATTCCTTGCCGTAACTTCTTCCATTGCTTTGGCATCTGACCCAAGTTCTCTTCAGGACTTCTGCGTGGCTGATGCAACGAGCTCAGGTACCaagaatctttttttttcttgttttttttcgtAGTACGTATTTCCAAAAACCAAATACAGGCACCGTAtcaattaataattatatatgctgATATTAATTTTTCTCATCATGGTTTCAGTACTGGTGAATGGTCGTGTTTGCAAGGACCCTAAGCTTGTTGAAGCCAACGATTTCTTCTTAAGTGGGCTTCACCTAGCGGGCAACACATCAAATGCAGTTGGTTCACGTGTGACTCCTGTTAGTGTAGCCCAAATTGGAGGACTTAATACCCTTGGCATCTCCGTTGCGCGTATTGATTTTGCCCCATGGGGTCTTAACCCTCCACATACACACCCTAGAGCTACTGAAATTTTGACAGTCCTGGAAGGGAGCCTCAAAGTTGGTTTTGTCACCTCCAACCCCGAAAACAACCTCATCACCAAGGTGCTTCAGAAGGGTGATGTTTTTGTGTTCCCAGTAGGTCTTGTGCATTTCCAGCAGAATGTTGGACATGGTAATGCAGTTGCCATTGTAGCTCTTAACAGCCAAAATCCAGGTGTCATTACCATTGCAAATGCTGTATTTGGATCAAAACCTGATATCCCTGCTGATATTCTTGCAAAGGCTTTCCAAGCGGATACGAACGCGATCTACGGTCTTCAGTCCAAGTTTTAGAATATATTCCGATTTGGAACCTCTGATTCAATCAAAGAATTTCATAGTTCATTTGAAGTGTCTTTAGAAAATTGTTACAGTTTGTTTTTCATCGCATGTCATGTTGGTCTATTGTCACTACTAGAAATTTCCACTTTGCCGGCAAAATTAGTTTGTCGGCAAAAGTCAAAATTCGTCGGCTAAGAGCCTTTCCCAACGAAAAATTTTGTCGGCAATTTTGTCGCTAAAAGCATGTCGCGCAAGATCTTTCTCGACAAATCTTAATATTTCGTTGGCTCATTTTTAAGGCGACAAATCTCAGCCGTCAAATTGTGCCCGTCACCAAAACAACATTGtaacaaaatattttgtcaGCACAGGTTGTTTTTTCACGATGAAGTTATTTGTCGGCGTAGTGATCTTGTCGCGACAAAACATTTTGTCGGCTTAGTGATCTTGTCGCGACAAAACATTTTGTCGGCTAAGTAATCTTGTCGCGACAAAATGGTTTTTCGGCTACGTAGTCCTATGCCAACAAACTGGTTTGTTGGCTCAAATTACTTGTGTAGACAAAATAATTAGTTGGTTGAATCTTTTGTGAACAAAAACATTTGTCGTCTAATTGTTTTTGTGCCGACAAAACATGTCAAGTccaatattttctaatttttattcacatttgtttttaataatattttcaacCATCACAAACAAGCAAGCTTAAGAGATCGAGAAGGGGCGTGAATGAAGAATTAATGTAGGAACAACATCAAATTCatgtaatataaaataatgtaaGGTTCACAATTCGATTTagttacaaaatacaaaaaaatctaTATTTTCATTTCAACATTGCTATAATGTAGATAAAATATCCTTAAGTATCACCATTCTCACTATAGTCCTCATCACATTGATATTCAGCATCATGAAATTGGGAAACGATGAGGATCATCATGAAACATTCCAGTATCAAACAACTgtagaagaaaaacaaattaaaaaaaattgattagcaAACTTTAAGGGTGCTAAATATCATTGACACTAAGGAAATGCAAGGCCACACTAGAGTGGTATTTCTAAACAAATAACTTGTGAAACCATAAATGTGTAAACAACAAGATAAAGATATCTACTAATCAAGTTAACTGACCAACACCATGCAGCATCACAACCTAGAAAAATTACATGTTTAATAGATACCAGGTAATAATCAAGTTAGCATCAACTACTTATATGTAATTCATCACTGTAAACAACAAGATAAACATAACTGCAAGGCAACATGATTCTCACACTCTGTAAGCAAGGCAACATGATAAGTAGATGATATAAATCCTTGAAAGGTCTATAATGTATATAAACATAACACTACCAACCTAGCTAAATAGGTTATAACTCTAGAACATAAGCATATGCACCTGGAAACATAAATAAACGATACTAAAGCACCCTAATTCATCACTGTTTATAATCTTTATTAGTGTAAACAAGAAGATATAGACATCTACTAATCAAGTTAATCCTCAAATATCAAAATTACCTGGCGTGAATGATCCTCACGCTGGTCTCTATGCCGTGCTGATACCAGTTGTAAGCTATCTAGCTCAGAATTCCACTTAGCCATAGACAACCTGCAAGTGTTatagaaaggaaaaacaaatatgTCAAACCTAAACCACAATATCGAAAAATTACATTGGATATCTGGAATTAAAGTCAAAGGACATTGTTTTTACTAATATTATACAAATGGATGCCCAAATCAACCAAAAATTGGAAACCTAGATCGTTGATTACATTCATTACATGATCATTATCACTTCCTATTTCATTAATAGGTCGC
This region includes:
- the LOC137730049 gene encoding putative germin-like protein 2-1, which encodes MASQLLFFAFLAVTSSIALASDPSSLQDFCVADATSSVLVNGRVCKDPKLVEANDFFLSGLHLAGNTSNAVGSRVTPVSVAQIGGLNTLGISVARIDFAPWGLNPPHTHPRATEILTVLEGSLKVGFVTSNPENNLITKVLQKGDVFVFPVGLVHFQQNVGHGNAVAIVALNSQNPGVITIANAVFGSKPDIPADILAKAFQADTNAIYGLQSKF